The Anopheles maculipalpis chromosome 3RL, idAnoMacuDA_375_x, whole genome shotgun sequence genomic sequence TCCCGCTCGAGATAGTGGGTAATTTCGCGCACCAAACCCGGCTCATACAACTGAACCGTGTTGATGTGTCCGTTCGTACGGAGCAAACTGTGCACCACGTTCAGCAGCGCACCATCCACCGACAGGACGGTATCCTCGTGATGGTAAACATTCTGCCAGTACGAGTGGAGATTCGGATAGTCGGCTGGATACGGGCCAAAGATCCATTCTTCCAGCTGCAGTACGATCGCCTGATTTACCATCGCTTCGAACTTGCGGGCAAAGAACAGTTTCTTGTGCTGGCTCGCCTGTAACCGGTCCCAATCTTCCGTGCGGAAATTGTTCGGACTGCAGCCACACCAGTCGACAATGTGCCGATACTGGCACTTACAGCCCAACTGCCGTTTCCAGTTCGTCATGTGCagattgttgtttgtgtagGTATGGCAGAAGCGGGAATTTCGAAGCGCCGTGTGGAAAAACGATTCCGCCGGTAGGATTGTGTACTGGAACACCCGGAGCAGTCCGCGTATTAGCTCGTCCTGCTGTCCACTACCATCGCCCGTAACGTACCGGGCAAAATCGCGCGATAAGCACACCCAATCGCTACCACCATCGATGGTAATGCCGGCCGGGAGTGTACGATCGCCGATACGCCACATACGATTATCACACTCAACGAACGTCATGTCCAGGCCTTGCTTCTGTATGAATCGTTGCACCTCACGGCCATGGTTGCGTACGAAGTTTTGTCCCCGATTGGCCGTCAGGAACGTTACCAGCTGATCGACCGTTTTGAGCGGGAAATCACTTTCGCTTAGATTAAGCACAAAGTCCCACCGCCAGTCGGTTTCGTACAGTAGGTGCTCCATCGAGGAGAGAAGCATTTGGAGCAGCGATGCACCACCCCAAATCGAGGAGAACCGTTTGCGGGCTAGCCGGATGTTTGAGAACTTGGATTCAAGCTTGAGCAATTCGCGGTAAAGATATTCTTGGCGCTGTACATGATTGTGAGAAGGAAACCCAATAATTAGTGTTAGGTTTTTGCAttacattcctttttttcttaccgCATCGATATGTATGTAGTAGTAGTGCCGTGGACTGTACAGTGCCTTTAGCAGTCGATGTACCTGACGCACAGCACGACCGTTTAGCGTCAGCAGAAACGCAACTCGTACCGTTTCGTCCACATGCTTCGGTATCGCTTCGGTGCTTTGAGCAGCAAATTCTAAAATAACATCAAAATGTTAGTCAAATTGCATTGAGGGTTTGAGAAATTGAGGGAAACGTAATGACGATTtaagatgtttatttttttctttttcgcaaaATCCGCATCGAAGAAGAGTAAAAAAGTGTGAAATCCGCGCTCAGAAACTCTCAAACGTACTTACTCCGTATTCCGGTTTCGTAAACGTTTATCGTAAAATAGCCACCACACGCTTGTTTCGGGTCGCCCGGACATTTAACGTTGCAGCTTGAGTCGGGTAGCTTTGCCGAAGCTTTTGGCAACTCGTCGCCACAGAAGCATTCGTAGCTGGAACCAGAAAGAGAAGATgagccaacaaaaaacctcaaTTACAGGGGGCCCACCTACCCATACTGAACGCCGGCAAACGGATAGCCCGACTGCAAGCACAGCCGGATACACTTTTCCGGCGAATTGTTCGTCTTGAAGGTGGAATAATATCCCGACAGGATGCGAAAGTTTTTTTCATCCCGAAAGCATCCGAGCGCCCGGTTCGGCGAATGATCACCCCGTGGACAGTAGTTCGGCAGGCGTTGGGGATAAAACTTGCCGGCTAAAATTTCGCACGCCACTTCCACAATTTTTGCCTTGCACGATTGACTTTTGGCACGGTGAATGGCCGAAACCGTTTCCTTTCGCGTCAGCTCACATGGTGGCACAAAATCAAGCTCGTCCAGCCGAAggatgtgctgctgctggttggttTGGCCTTCCTTAACACGTCCCGCCGCGTCGGCCGCTACTTTCTCACCGCCTGCGGATAAATTCGTACCGTGCGCTCCTCCATCCGGCGTGTCGGGTGCTGCTTTTTTCACATACTTTTCGTAAAGCCGTCGGCTAAGATCTCGTTCCTCCGTGCTTTCGTTGCCGGACAGTGGCATGCAGAGCAGTTTGTAGGCGAGAAATATCTGGGCGGCCAAAAGCATAAACCCAATCAGCACAAACACCTTGTAGCGCCACAGTAGGCGCAGCGGGAACTTTCGCATCGCACCGGAAACGCTACGGAGCCGTGAACAAAAATAACGCAACGGCACCAACGTGTGGATATTTGAGCCGTGCACCGTGCATTGGAGCACCTCGTGTGGACGATGGGAAGAATGCTACCGAACGGCGGTAACGAGACAAAATTCGAACGAATTCATCTACTTTCCGATATTGCACATGATCATCCCCGTTCACTGTTGTGGGAGTTACACTGCAGAGGAgtagaaaaaggaataaatgCTGCACTAGAAAACGGTAACAGTATCAAACCTTTGCTAGAAATGGTGACGCGTGCACAGGCAAACGGCACACACGTATACGCAAAGACGTACGTGCGATTACGTGGATCCCAGCGATGGTCGGAGAATCAAATTACATCTAATTAAGAAccgtcgtcgccgtcaacttgCTCCAGATTGGAGAACCGCCAGAAATGCACACAAGAAACACAAGGGCAAAGCAGAACCGCGCGATGATGAGAAGCACTAGCAGCGCAGGAAGAAGAACCAGCAGAGGTGGGCTTGTTTTGACAGCATGGGGTTTTGTTGACAAAATTTGTCTGTCCGGGCTGCTTCGTTTTGTAGCATTTTGACAGCTCGAACCGAAAAACACAGCTTGACATTTCAGTGTTCgtttttgtgctttattttccAGCAGTTACTACCGAGCACACTACTAAACTCTAAGTACGCTTTTTTAAACGATAATTAATATCGCTTTTTGGATCTGGCGAAAGCGTACTCCACAGTACATCAGAACAGCGAATCAACGgtgatttcaaattaaaatgttccGTTGCTATTCCACCTTCTGCGAGGCACGTATTCTCAAGCTGAAACATCGTCTGAACAATCGTACTAAAGCGTGCATGTTTCTGCAGTACGCTTTCACCGCTTTCGATGGTGCACGATACGTTTTTAAGCGTTTCCAAGAAACCACGTGGCCGGGTGCATTGGTCCGTTGGTGTAGTAAACCGAGGCAGTTCGATGGGTTCGTTTGATACTACCAAAAAGTCAACCATTCCCACATAGCTTCCATTTAATGCCACCTTTGCACTCCAAATGCCTTCCGCGAGTGGAATTTGCAGTGCGGTGTTTCGCAGTGCATAATGATTCGCGTTTTCTTCACCCTCGACAATCGTGTACGGTTCTACCACTACCGatcgtttgtgcggatcgatccAATCCACGGTTACGGTGTGgttaatgttttgctttgccaATACATTTTTGGCAGGTGGtaggtgaaaaactagtgtaGGTCGCTTGCCAGCCGATAGTACGCGATCGAAATCAATAGGGAAACTTTCGACCACATCAATCACATTCGTTACTTCCAACTTTACGTTTAACCACCGTTGgggtttggtttgtgtttcgAGCGAGAGAATCTCTTGTTTTCGGTTGAgagagattttgtttttaggcTTAACAAGCACCTCCAACTCTAACCGATGACCGTCAATTAGTGCTGTGTGACGAATAAGAAACCCTTCGAATGCATCCCGATTAAAGTAGTGAGTTATTTCCAATATTTTCAGCACCTCGTATCCCGCGTACCCGTTGGCCCGGGCATTCATATACAGCAGCACGTGCGCAACATTTAGTACGGCACCCATTCTCGAATCATGCTTCTCATCTTCGTGATGGTACACGTTTTGCCAGTAAGCGTTCAAGTTCGGCACATTCGATGGATACT encodes the following:
- the LOC126561560 gene encoding xylosyltransferase oxt-like, whose product is MRKFPLRLLWRYKVFVLIGFMLLAAQIFLAYKLLCMPLSGNESTEERDLSRRLYEKYVKKAAPDTPDGGAHGTNLSAGGEKVAADAAGRVKEGQTNQQQHILRLDELDFVPPCELTRKETVSAIHRAKSQSCKAKIVEVACEILAGKFYPQRLPNYCPRGDHSPNRALGCFRDEKNFRILSGYYSTFKTNNSPEKCIRLCLQSGYPFAGVQYGYECFCGDELPKASAKLPDSSCNVKCPGDPKQACGGYFTINVYETGIRKFAAQSTEAIPKHVDETVRVAFLLTLNGRAVRQVHRLLKALYSPRHYYYIHIDARQEYLYRELLKLESKFSNIRLARKRFSSIWGGASLLQMLLSSMEHLLYETDWRWDFVLNLSESDFPLKTVDQLVTFLTANRGQNFVRNHGREVQRFIQKQGLDMTFVECDNRMWRIGDRTLPAGITIDGGSDWVCLSRDFARYVTGDGSGQQDELIRGLLRVFQYTILPAESFFHTALRNSRFCHTYTNNNLHMTNWKRQLGCKCQYRHIVDWCGCSPNNFRTEDWDRLQASQHKKLFFARKFEAMVNQAIVLQLEEWIFGPYPADYPNLHSYWQNVYHHEDTVLSVDGALLNVVHSLLRTNGHINTVQLYEPGLVREITHYLERDTYRGFLVRHEATIRQTGVRMELETWISPVVMAKVTRSTPLARRIIHLEVSTDYDEKEQLSRNFPRIIGTNAEPALIFRLAAYPLESDRVKGANATNYSLTVEWIDPIGTIVASSHFTIEDSPNGPPHSFNHFLKGSKLKLPLAEGIWGARLLQGKALLGATRFLAIASTFREANEPLRQDGGDGQEQHTHRQVIPVLGRGSVGNMATSKVRAKEERTRNPVGHQSGDRHTDTDPDPDHHPLQQLDKVVGQFFTIRETCAVGVMMGGAGQRFADCKTTSWSSLAIDPKSDIYVESVTTN